The following are encoded together in the Bradyrhizobium algeriense genome:
- a CDS encoding ABC transporter ATP-binding protein: MQSDLSALEVRGLTKRFDRPAVDALDLTIRTGEFYALLGPNGAGKTTTLRMVAGLLRPDAGSVSIFGIDALADPVAAKQIIAWVSDEPMIYDKLTPLEYLEFVAGLWGIDPTVSAPAAQQLLLSLGLEPHLHERCEGFSKGMRQKVALAGALVHDPRLIILDEPLTGLDALSARHVKGLLQDRVRAGCTVIMTTHILEVAERMADRIGVITAGKLVAEGTLTELRQQNGRNDTSLEDMFIALVDAEAAAA, encoded by the coding sequence ATGCAGTCAGATCTATCGGCGCTCGAAGTGCGAGGGTTAACGAAGCGTTTTGACCGCCCGGCGGTCGACGCGCTCGACCTCACCATTCGGACCGGCGAGTTCTACGCCCTGCTCGGCCCCAACGGCGCCGGCAAGACCACGACCTTGCGGATGGTCGCGGGCCTGCTGCGGCCTGACGCCGGCTCTGTCTCCATTTTTGGCATCGACGCACTCGCCGATCCCGTCGCCGCCAAGCAGATCATCGCATGGGTCTCCGACGAGCCGATGATCTACGACAAGCTGACGCCGCTGGAGTACCTCGAATTCGTTGCCGGTCTCTGGGGCATCGATCCCACGGTTTCCGCGCCAGCGGCGCAGCAGCTTCTGCTGTCGCTTGGCCTCGAACCGCATCTGCACGAACGCTGCGAGGGCTTCTCCAAGGGCATGCGCCAGAAGGTCGCGCTGGCCGGTGCTCTGGTTCACGATCCCCGGCTGATCATCCTGGACGAGCCGTTGACCGGGCTCGACGCGCTGTCGGCGCGTCACGTCAAGGGATTGCTGCAGGACCGCGTCCGTGCCGGCTGCACCGTGATCATGACGACGCATATTCTCGAAGTCGCCGAGCGGATGGCCGACCGCATCGGCGTCATCACCGCAGGCAAACTGGTGGCCGAGGGCACGCTCACTGAGCTGCGCCAGCAGAACGGCCGCAACGACACCAGCCTGGAAGACATGTTCATCGCCCTCGTCGACGCCGAGGCGGCCGCCGCATGA
- a CDS encoding permease has protein sequence MSSAAALTWFARHEIRLAWREWLAMIAGRRGKRKRAIIALIVFVAVMHLPAYAVIGRFADLQAPLGKPELIVITATIFLAWALMLSQAIESVTRVFYARADLDLIMSSPANLANVFSVRIAAIGLSVIGMALLLSTPFVDVLVIGGGIRWLSALGVVIAIGLTAAAVAIAITVALFRLIGPSRTRLVAQVVAAIIGAGFVIALQVAAILSYGTLSRFTVLTSDAASAYAPALDSPLWWPARAAIGDGMVLSWLMAGGLLLLGVVMAVFSPRFADTVVSVAATVRSVRRGPRSTAFRGGSRQQALRTKEFLLLRRDPWLLSQSLMQLLYLVPPALLLWRSFSESSAAIVLITPVIVMAAGQLAGGLAWLTISGEDAADLVATAPLPPSRVIRAKVEVVLISIGAIFTPLIAALAFASVTQAIVTALGVIVATVSAAAIQLWFRVQARRSQFRRRQTSSRLATFAEAFCSIGWAATAALAVTIPIAAVISGAMTAAILAATWKISPRRG, from the coding sequence ATGAGTTCGGCCGCGGCGCTCACCTGGTTTGCCCGGCACGAGATCCGGCTGGCGTGGCGCGAATGGCTGGCGATGATTGCCGGCAGACGTGGCAAGCGAAAGCGCGCGATCATCGCCCTGATCGTATTCGTCGCCGTCATGCACCTGCCGGCCTATGCGGTGATCGGCCGCTTCGCCGATTTGCAAGCCCCGCTCGGCAAGCCGGAATTGATCGTCATCACGGCGACCATCTTTCTCGCCTGGGCCCTGATGCTGTCACAGGCGATCGAATCGGTGACGCGGGTGTTCTACGCCCGCGCCGACCTCGACCTCATCATGTCGTCGCCGGCGAATCTCGCCAACGTATTCTCGGTGCGGATCGCGGCGATCGGGCTGTCCGTGATCGGGATGGCGCTGTTGCTGTCGACGCCCTTTGTCGACGTTCTCGTGATCGGCGGCGGCATCCGATGGCTCTCCGCGCTCGGCGTCGTCATCGCCATCGGCCTTACGGCCGCGGCCGTTGCGATCGCGATCACGGTCGCGCTGTTCAGGTTGATCGGCCCAAGCCGCACCCGCCTCGTCGCGCAGGTCGTGGCCGCCATCATCGGCGCCGGCTTCGTCATCGCGCTCCAGGTCGCAGCCATCCTTTCATACGGTACGTTGTCGCGCTTTACGGTGCTGACCTCCGATGCCGCTTCAGCCTACGCACCTGCGCTCGACAGCCCGTTGTGGTGGCCGGCGCGCGCGGCGATCGGCGATGGCATGGTGCTGTCGTGGCTGATGGCGGGCGGGCTCCTGCTGCTCGGCGTTGTGATGGCGGTCTTCTCGCCGAGATTTGCCGATACCGTCGTCAGTGTCGCCGCAACTGTCCGGTCCGTCCGTCGCGGGCCGCGCTCGACCGCATTCCGCGGCGGTTCGCGGCAACAGGCGCTGCGCACCAAGGAGTTCCTGCTGCTGCGGCGCGATCCGTGGCTGTTGTCGCAAAGCCTGATGCAACTGCTCTATCTGGTGCCGCCGGCCTTGCTGCTGTGGCGAAGTTTTTCCGAAAGCTCGGCCGCGATCGTTCTGATCACGCCCGTGATCGTGATGGCGGCCGGCCAGCTTGCCGGCGGCCTCGCCTGGCTCACGATCTCGGGCGAAGACGCCGCCGACCTGGTCGCGACCGCGCCGCTGCCGCCATCGCGCGTGATCCGCGCCAAGGTCGAGGTGGTGCTCATCTCAATCGGCGCCATCTTCACGCCACTGATCGCAGCACTTGCGTTTGCCTCCGTGACGCAGGCGATCGTCACCGCGCTCGGTGTCATCGTCGCAACCGTCTCCGCGGCCGCGATCCAGCTCTGGTTCCGCGTGCAGGCCAGACGCAGCCAGTTTCGCCGCCGCCAGACCTCATCGCGGCTTGCGACATTCGCAGAGGCCTTCTGCTCGATCGGCTGGGCCGCGACCGCAGCACTCGCCGTGACGATCCCGATCGCTGCCGTGATCAGCGGCGCAATGACCGCGGCAATTCTCGCGGCAACATGGAAGATCAGCCCGCGGCGGGGCTAG
- a CDS encoding ABC transporter substrate-binding protein — MSKSFRALGLAVSALALTQLPAAAQTKITDQGISASEIVIGTHQDLSGPIKVWGVPVSNGMKMAAEEINAAGGIHGRKIKLIIEDSGYDPKRAVLASQKMVERDKVFAMVGPMGSPTVLASQDILFDAGVLQLFPLTAAEFTFKFDPAKPQERLKFNNLLPYVESTRAAVKYMIEGKNFKKPCIMYQDDEYGKNVLDGFTQQVKAMKLEPASVTSYKRGASDFSAQVAKMKSDGCDMVVLGTVIRETIGAMGEAKKLGWDVTFLGATPTNVLEVPALGKEAVEGLYAASGFEIPYEDTAKGKVKDWLANYKKMFGSDANTQAIIGYNAMTTFAFYAEKAGKDLTGQKMMNALESGEQFRDIFNSPPTKFSKTDHLANTITQVQQIKNGRWVLVKEGLMF; from the coding sequence ATGTCGAAATCGTTTAGGGCGTTGGGCCTTGCGGTGAGCGCCCTTGCGCTGACCCAACTGCCGGCCGCAGCCCAGACCAAGATTACCGATCAAGGCATCTCGGCGAGCGAGATCGTCATCGGAACCCATCAGGATCTATCCGGCCCGATCAAGGTCTGGGGCGTTCCGGTTTCCAACGGCATGAAGATGGCAGCCGAGGAAATCAATGCCGCCGGCGGTATCCACGGCCGCAAGATCAAACTGATCATCGAGGATAGCGGCTACGATCCGAAGCGCGCCGTGCTGGCGTCGCAGAAGATGGTCGAGCGCGACAAGGTCTTCGCCATGGTCGGCCCGATGGGTTCGCCCACCGTGCTCGCATCGCAGGACATCCTGTTCGATGCCGGCGTGCTGCAGCTATTCCCGCTGACGGCGGCCGAATTCACCTTCAAGTTCGATCCGGCGAAGCCGCAGGAGCGGCTGAAGTTCAACAATTTGCTGCCCTACGTCGAGAGCACGCGCGCGGCGGTCAAATACATGATCGAGGGCAAGAACTTCAAGAAGCCCTGCATCATGTATCAGGACGACGAGTACGGAAAGAACGTGCTTGACGGCTTCACGCAGCAGGTCAAGGCGATGAAGCTGGAGCCGGCCTCGGTCACCAGCTACAAGCGCGGCGCTTCCGACTTCAGCGCGCAGGTCGCCAAGATGAAGTCCGACGGCTGCGATATGGTCGTGCTCGGTACGGTGATCCGCGAAACCATCGGCGCGATGGGCGAAGCCAAGAAGCTCGGCTGGGACGTCACCTTCCTCGGCGCCACGCCGACCAACGTGCTGGAAGTTCCGGCGCTCGGCAAGGAGGCGGTCGAAGGCCTCTATGCGGCTTCGGGCTTCGAAATTCCGTACGAAGACACGGCAAAGGGCAAGGTCAAGGACTGGCTCGCCAACTACAAGAAGATGTTTGGCTCGGACGCCAATACGCAGGCGATCATCGGCTACAACGCCATGACGACCTTTGCGTTCTACGCCGAGAAGGCAGGAAAGGACCTGACCGGCCAGAAGATGATGAACGCGCTGGAGTCAGGCGAGCAGTTCCGCGACATCTTCAACTCGCCGCCGACCAAGTTCTCCAAGACCGACCATCTCGCCAACACGATCACCCAGGTCCAGCAGATCAAGAACGGCCGCTGGGTGCTGGTGAAGGAAGGCCTGATGTTCTGA
- a CDS encoding tripartite tricarboxylate transporter substrate binding protein, translating into MAKHHVLLAIWLVTFASITSASAEEFPSRPITWVVPFAPGGITDTTSRVVAEEMSKTLGQSVLIDNRGGGGGTVGTEQVARAKPDGYTMIYGTQGTMAANVTLRKNLSYDPLTSFLPVHLVGESPNLFVAFVDAPYNSVPEFIAYAKQNPGKVTFSSSGVGTATHLVAELFKTVTGIEMQHVPYRGSAPALNDMIAGRVDVMFDYPVSVGPHVEAGKLKVLATTAPERLRALPDVPTMAELGMKEMTTQSWSSIMVPAGTPAPVVDRLAAAHAALTSERVRTHFEKVGTRPMLLQKAEMTPFIEKEIKRWGEVIERAGLEKQ; encoded by the coding sequence ATGGCGAAGCATCACGTCTTGCTTGCGATCTGGCTGGTGACCTTTGCCTCGATCACATCGGCCTCGGCCGAGGAATTCCCCAGCCGTCCGATCACCTGGGTCGTGCCCTTCGCGCCGGGCGGCATCACCGACACGACTTCGCGCGTCGTCGCCGAGGAAATGTCGAAAACGCTCGGTCAATCGGTCCTGATCGACAATCGCGGAGGCGGTGGCGGCACGGTCGGCACCGAACAGGTGGCGCGCGCCAAGCCCGACGGCTACACGATGATCTACGGCACGCAGGGCACGATGGCGGCCAACGTCACGTTGCGCAAAAACCTGTCCTATGATCCGCTGACGAGTTTCCTGCCGGTGCATCTGGTCGGCGAAAGCCCGAACCTGTTCGTCGCCTTTGTGGATGCGCCCTATAATTCGGTGCCTGAGTTCATCGCCTACGCCAAACAGAATCCGGGCAAGGTGACGTTCTCCTCTTCCGGCGTCGGCACCGCGACGCATCTGGTCGCCGAATTGTTCAAGACCGTCACCGGCATCGAAATGCAGCATGTGCCGTACAGGGGCAGCGCGCCGGCACTGAACGACATGATCGCCGGCCGCGTCGATGTCATGTTCGATTACCCGGTTTCGGTCGGCCCGCATGTCGAGGCCGGCAAGCTGAAGGTGCTGGCCACGACCGCGCCGGAACGGCTACGCGCATTGCCTGATGTGCCGACCATGGCCGAACTCGGCATGAAGGAGATGACCACCCAGAGCTGGTCCTCGATCATGGTGCCGGCGGGAACGCCCGCACCGGTCGTCGACCGGCTGGCGGCGGCGCATGCGGCGCTGACGTCGGAACGCGTGCGCACGCATTTCGAAAAGGTCGGCACCCGCCCGATGCTGCTGCAGAAGGCCGAGATGACCCCGTTCATCGAAAAGGAGATCAAGCGCTGGGGCGAAGTGATCGAACGGGCGGGGCTGGAGAAGCAGTAG
- a CDS encoding ABC transporter ATP-binding protein, with translation MSASDIILKLSNIESYYGPIMAIRGISLEVPRGRIVTLLGANGAGKTTVLKTISGILDPQKGSIEFLGKPIQRMEADKIVRLGLSHVPEGREVFPFLSVRENLMMGAYPRKDRDGVAEDLERVYGYFPRLRERINQPAGQLSGGEQQMLAIGRALMNRPTLLLLDEPSLGLSPILVKEIFTIIKRVNEEQGMSILLVEQNAKVALETAHYGYVLEIGRVVMNDTCERLMNSKDIQEFYLGAKEEGARGERRWKKKKTWR, from the coding sequence ATGAGCGCTTCCGACATTATCCTCAAGCTCAGCAATATCGAGAGCTATTACGGGCCGATCATGGCGATCCGCGGCATCAGCCTGGAGGTGCCGCGCGGCCGGATCGTCACGTTGCTCGGCGCCAACGGCGCCGGCAAGACCACGGTGCTCAAGACCATCTCCGGGATTCTCGATCCCCAGAAAGGCTCGATCGAATTTTTGGGCAAGCCGATCCAGCGCATGGAAGCCGACAAGATCGTGCGGCTGGGCTTGAGCCACGTGCCGGAGGGGCGTGAAGTATTCCCGTTCCTATCGGTGCGGGAAAACCTGATGATGGGCGCCTATCCGCGCAAGGACCGCGACGGTGTCGCGGAGGATCTCGAGCGGGTCTACGGCTATTTCCCGCGGCTGAGGGAGCGCATTAACCAGCCGGCCGGACAGCTTTCCGGCGGCGAGCAGCAGATGCTGGCGATCGGGCGGGCGTTAATGAACCGTCCGACCCTGCTACTTCTGGATGAGCCGTCGCTCGGGCTGTCGCCGATCCTGGTGAAGGAGATATTTACCATCATCAAGCGCGTCAACGAGGAGCAGGGCATGTCCATCCTGCTGGTCGAGCAGAACGCCAAGGTGGCGCTGGAGACGGCGCATTATGGCTATGTGCTGGAAATCGGCAGGGTCGTGATGAACGACACCTGCGAGCGGCTGATGAATTCAAAGGACATCCAGGAATTCTATCTCGGCGCCAAGGAAGAAGGCGCCCGCGGCGAGCGACGCTGGAAAAAGAAGAAGACCTGGCGTTAG
- a CDS encoding ABC transporter ATP-binding protein produces MSYFRAENLSLHFGGLKAVDSVSFAVEKGEILSIIGPNGAGKSSIFNLISRIYPPTSGRIFFEDQDITEQPAYEIAGLGIARTFQNIELFENATMLSNLLVGRHRHSTTQLWQELLFLPSVRAGEKVHRRRVEQVIEFLDLEAYRDKLISGLPYGVRKVIELARALCSEPKLILLDEPSSGLNVEETDDMSFWIRDMKTELGITVLMVEHDMTLVNRVSDRVIALNYGRVLAMGSPSEVQRHPDVVAAYLGA; encoded by the coding sequence ATGAGCTATTTCCGTGCCGAGAACCTGTCTTTGCATTTCGGCGGCCTGAAGGCGGTCGATTCCGTCAGCTTCGCGGTGGAGAAGGGCGAGATTCTCTCGATCATCGGCCCCAATGGCGCGGGCAAGAGTTCGATCTTCAACCTGATCTCGCGGATCTATCCGCCCACTTCGGGCAGGATCTTTTTCGAAGACCAGGACATCACCGAGCAGCCGGCCTACGAGATTGCCGGCCTCGGCATTGCCCGTACCTTCCAGAACATCGAGCTGTTCGAGAATGCGACCATGCTGAGCAATCTCCTGGTCGGCCGTCACCGGCACTCCACCACGCAGCTCTGGCAGGAATTGCTGTTCCTGCCGAGCGTGCGCGCCGGTGAAAAGGTCCATCGCCGCCGCGTCGAGCAGGTGATCGAATTCCTCGATCTCGAAGCCTATCGCGACAAGCTGATCTCGGGCTTGCCTTACGGCGTCCGCAAGGTGATCGAGCTCGCGCGTGCGCTGTGCTCGGAGCCGAAACTGATCCTGCTCGACGAGCCGTCGTCGGGGCTGAACGTCGAGGAGACCGACGACATGTCGTTCTGGATCCGCGACATGAAGACCGAGCTCGGCATCACTGTCTTGATGGTCGAACACGACATGACGCTGGTCAATCGCGTCTCCGACCGCGTGATTGCGCTCAACTACGGCCGCGTGCTCGCGATGGGCTCGCCGTCCGAGGTGCAGCGCCATCCCGACGTCGTCGCCGCCTATCTCGGCGCCTGA
- a CDS encoding branched-chain amino acid ABC transporter permease, which translates to MRFLFKTDYEDDIRLFPHSGYVVSYGILLAFLVIAPFVLSSYLVSQLVFVCIYATVGVGLMILTGFTGQASLGHAAFLAIGAYTAAYLQQYNVPFPVYFLAGGLLTGVVGALVGFPALRLTGIYLVIATISFAFIVEEVLARWESVTHGNEGMRVKTLSLFGQAVPQNGPTFYFLCLGVLILTIIGTLNLLRSPTGRAFVAIRDSETAARSMGVNVSLYKVKSFAISAGITGLAGVLFAHKLSFISPEMFTLQLSIEFIIVILIGGTFSLHGAVLGAIFLVMIDPFLTYLKDDLPGIIAGIFATFGTDSVTAGKIHSNVAAIASANGLKGAIYGVIIVLFVLFEPLGLYGRWLKIKLFFQLFPLYKRATFKRQKIYVKSERNR; encoded by the coding sequence ATGCGGTTCCTCTTCAAGACGGATTACGAAGACGACATCAGGCTGTTTCCGCACAGCGGCTACGTCGTCTCCTACGGCATCCTGCTGGCGTTTCTTGTGATCGCGCCGTTCGTGCTGTCGAGCTATCTGGTCAGCCAGCTGGTGTTCGTCTGCATCTACGCCACGGTGGGCGTAGGCTTGATGATTCTCACCGGCTTCACAGGGCAGGCCTCGCTCGGCCACGCCGCCTTTCTGGCGATCGGCGCCTATACGGCGGCCTATCTGCAGCAATACAACGTTCCGTTCCCGGTCTACTTCCTGGCCGGCGGCCTGTTGACCGGCGTGGTCGGTGCGCTGGTCGGATTCCCGGCGCTGCGGCTGACGGGCATCTACCTCGTCATCGCGACGATTTCCTTTGCCTTCATCGTCGAGGAAGTGCTGGCGCGCTGGGAAAGCGTGACCCACGGCAATGAGGGCATGCGGGTCAAGACCTTGAGCCTGTTCGGGCAGGCGGTGCCGCAAAACGGCCCAACCTTCTACTTCCTTTGTCTCGGCGTGTTGATCCTGACCATCATCGGCACGCTCAATCTGCTGCGCTCGCCCACGGGGCGCGCCTTCGTCGCGATCCGCGACAGCGAAACGGCGGCGCGCAGCATGGGCGTCAATGTCTCGCTCTACAAGGTGAAGTCGTTTGCGATCAGCGCTGGTATCACCGGATTGGCCGGTGTGCTGTTCGCGCACAAGCTCTCCTTCATCTCGCCGGAAATGTTCACGCTGCAGCTCTCGATCGAGTTCATCATCGTGATCCTGATCGGCGGCACCTTCAGCCTGCACGGCGCGGTACTCGGCGCGATCTTCCTGGTCATGATCGATCCGTTTCTGACCTATCTGAAGGACGACCTGCCCGGCATCATCGCGGGAATCTTCGCAACGTTCGGCACGGACAGCGTGACCGCGGGTAAGATCCACAGCAACGTCGCCGCCATTGCCTCCGCCAACGGCCTCAAGGGCGCCATCTACGGGGTGATCATCGTGCTGTTCGTCCTGTTCGAGCCGCTCGGGCTGTACGGACGCTGGCTGAAGATAAAGCTCTTCTTCCAGCTATTCCCGCTCTACAAGCGCGCCACCTTCAAGCGTCAGAAAATCTACGTGAAATCGGAGCGGAACCGATGA
- a CDS encoding AMP-dependent synthetase/ligase, whose amino-acid sequence MARPAVLTVADTIAKSFLKSVETRGDRPAIREKKFGIWQPTSWREWLQISKDIAFGLHASGFRPGDVASIIANAVPEWVYADMGILCAGGVSSGIYPTDSSSQVEYLINDSSTKVIFAEDEEQLDKILSCRSRCPTLQKIVVFDMEGLSGFTDPMVLSLAEFTALGRNHEQGNEALWDEMIGSRSAGDLAVLVYTSGTTGPPKGAMHSNRSVTHQMRHANDLFPSTDNEERLVFLPLCHVAERVGGYYVSLALGSVMNFAESPETVPDNLREVQPTAFLAVPRVWEKFYSGITIALKDATNFQKWMYRNALAIGNRMTEYRLQGDTPPLSLRLANSAAYYLVFRNIRRMLGLDRCRLAFTGAAPIAPDLIRWYLALGLDMREVYGQTENCGVATVMPPDRIKLGSVGKAAPWGEVAISPQGEILIRGDFLFMGYLNQPEKTAETIDAKGWLHTGDVGSIDNEGFVRITDRMKDIIITSGGKNITPSEIENQLKFSPYVSDAVVIGDKRPYLTCLVMIDQENVEKFAQDHDIPFTNYASLCRAPEIQDLIQREIEAVNVNFARVETIKKFYLIERQLTPEDEELTPTMKLKRSFVNKRYAAEINAMYGERAVA is encoded by the coding sequence ATGGCCAGACCGGCAGTGCTGACGGTCGCCGACACGATCGCGAAGAGTTTTCTGAAGTCCGTGGAAACCCGCGGCGACCGGCCGGCGATCCGCGAAAAGAAATTCGGCATCTGGCAGCCGACCAGTTGGCGCGAGTGGCTCCAGATCTCCAAGGACATCGCGTTCGGCCTGCATGCGTCAGGCTTCCGGCCCGGCGACGTCGCGTCGATCATCGCCAACGCGGTGCCGGAATGGGTCTATGCCGACATGGGCATTCTCTGCGCCGGCGGCGTTTCTTCCGGAATCTATCCGACCGACTCCTCGTCGCAGGTCGAATATCTCATCAACGATTCCTCGACCAAGGTGATCTTCGCCGAGGACGAGGAGCAGCTCGACAAGATCCTGTCGTGCCGTTCGCGGTGTCCGACGCTGCAGAAGATCGTCGTGTTCGACATGGAGGGCCTGAGCGGCTTTACCGACCCGATGGTGCTGTCGCTGGCCGAGTTCACGGCGCTCGGGCGCAACCACGAGCAGGGTAATGAGGCGCTGTGGGATGAGATGATCGGAAGCCGCAGTGCAGGCGATCTTGCCGTTCTCGTCTACACGTCAGGCACCACCGGCCCGCCCAAGGGCGCCATGCATTCCAATCGGAGCGTGACGCACCAGATGCGCCACGCCAACGACCTGTTTCCGTCGACCGACAACGAGGAGCGGCTGGTGTTCCTGCCGCTCTGCCATGTCGCCGAGCGGGTCGGCGGCTATTACGTTTCGCTGGCGTTGGGATCGGTGATGAACTTCGCCGAAAGCCCGGAGACGGTGCCGGACAATCTGCGCGAGGTGCAGCCGACCGCGTTCCTCGCGGTGCCGCGGGTCTGGGAGAAGTTCTACTCCGGAATCACGATTGCGTTGAAAGACGCGACGAATTTCCAGAAGTGGATGTACCGCAACGCGCTCGCCATCGGCAACCGGATGACGGAGTACAGACTGCAGGGCGATACACCGCCATTGTCGCTGCGGCTCGCCAACAGCGCCGCTTACTATCTCGTGTTCCGCAACATTCGCCGCATGCTCGGGCTCGATCGTTGCCGGCTGGCGTTCACTGGTGCTGCGCCAATCGCGCCGGATCTGATCCGCTGGTATCTCGCGCTCGGCCTCGACATGCGCGAGGTCTACGGCCAGACCGAGAATTGCGGTGTCGCCACCGTGATGCCGCCCGATCGCATCAAGCTCGGCTCGGTCGGCAAGGCAGCACCCTGGGGCGAAGTCGCGATTTCGCCGCAGGGCGAGATTCTGATCCGCGGCGATTTCCTGTTCATGGGTTATCTGAACCAGCCGGAAAAGACCGCCGAGACCATCGACGCCAAGGGATGGCTGCACACCGGCGACGTCGGCTCGATCGACAATGAAGGCTTCGTCAGGATCACCGACCGGATGAAGGACATCATCATCACGTCGGGCGGCAAGAACATCACGCCGTCGGAAATCGAGAACCAGTTGAAGTTCTCGCCTTACGTCTCGGACGCCGTGGTGATCGGCGACAAGCGGCCGTACCTGACGTGCCTGGTCATGATCGACCAGGAGAATGTCGAGAAGTTCGCCCAGGACCACGACATTCCCTTCACCAACTACGCCAGTCTGTGCCGTGCGCCCGAAATCCAGGACCTGATCCAGCGCGAGATCGAGGCAGTCAACGTCAACTTCGCGCGCGTCGAGACCATCAAGAAGTTCTATCTGATCGAACGTCAGCTCACGCCTGAGGACGAGGAACTGACGCCGACCATGAAGCTGAAGCGCAGCTTTGTGAACAAGCGCTATGCCGCCGAAATCAACGCCATGTATGGCGAACGGGCGGTAGCGTAG
- a CDS encoding branched-chain amino acid ABC transporter permease translates to MLDFVQQLVSGIALGCVYGLIALGFVLVYKATEVVNFAQGDLMMLGGFFAFTFIGMLGLNYWLGFAGAVIAMAAFGMLAERVVVRPILGYPQFSIIMATIGLGYFLRSVVGMIWGTDDFKIDTPFSDGVLRIGSLVLAYDKLSVIAATVILCALLYLFFNRTTLGTAMRASSENMLAAYYMGIPVKRVVSIVWAISAAVATAAGVLLAPITFIHSNVGLVLGLKAFPAAVLGGFGSIPGAVVGGVLIGVIESMAGFYLPQGWKDVAPYIVLLVVLLLKPEGLFGIHTRKKV, encoded by the coding sequence ATGCTGGACTTCGTTCAGCAGCTGGTGAGTGGCATCGCGCTCGGCTGCGTCTATGGCCTGATCGCGCTCGGCTTCGTGCTCGTTTACAAGGCAACCGAGGTCGTCAATTTCGCCCAGGGCGATTTGATGATGTTGGGCGGGTTCTTCGCCTTCACCTTCATCGGCATGCTCGGCCTCAACTACTGGCTCGGATTCGCCGGCGCGGTCATCGCCATGGCGGCGTTCGGCATGCTAGCCGAACGCGTCGTGGTGCGTCCGATCCTCGGCTATCCGCAGTTTTCCATCATCATGGCGACGATCGGGCTCGGATATTTCCTGCGGTCCGTGGTCGGCATGATCTGGGGCACCGACGATTTCAAGATCGACACGCCGTTCAGCGATGGCGTGTTGCGGATCGGCTCGCTGGTGCTGGCATACGACAAGCTCTCGGTGATCGCCGCAACCGTGATCCTTTGCGCGCTGCTGTATCTGTTCTTCAACCGCACCACGCTCGGCACCGCGATGCGTGCCAGCTCCGAGAACATGCTGGCCGCCTACTACATGGGCATTCCGGTCAAGCGCGTGGTGTCGATCGTGTGGGCGATCAGTGCTGCGGTCGCGACCGCTGCCGGCGTGCTGCTGGCGCCGATCACCTTCATTCACTCCAATGTCGGCCTCGTGCTGGGCCTGAAGGCGTTTCCCGCCGCCGTACTCGGCGGCTTCGGATCGATTCCCGGCGCCGTGGTGGGCGGCGTGCTGATCGGCGTGATCGAGAGCATGGCCGGCTTCTACCTGCCGCAGGGCTGGAAGGACGTCGCGCCCTACATCGTTCTGCTGGTGGTGCTGCTGCTCAAGCCCGAAGGCCTGTTCGGTATTCATACGCGGAAGAAGGTCTGA